One Sinorhizobium mexicanum genomic region harbors:
- a CDS encoding class I SAM-dependent methyltransferase yields MFTQMTFKALEHRGWSERARIYDHYSGRFCRFGIAALIDAARISRGQSTLDVCCGTGEASLAAAARGAIVTGIDFSEEMIAEAKAKGGNVDFQVGDAEALIFDDAAFHRVINNFGTLDLADPDKAIAEAARVLKPGGRYAYTVWRGPDVSPLFRILPEVVSAHGTLDVDLPPAPPLFRFADREEAMGALSAAGFTDITFAGIPATLDFPLAELSDFFHHAFVRSTMVLERQEPAARARIEEALGESFQPFTENGIVHLPLPALVVSATRA; encoded by the coding sequence ATGTTCACGCAGATGACCTTCAAGGCGCTCGAACATCGCGGCTGGAGCGAGCGCGCCCGGATCTATGATCACTATTCGGGCCGGTTCTGTCGCTTCGGCATAGCGGCGCTGATCGATGCGGCCCGCATCAGCCGCGGCCAGTCGACGCTCGATGTCTGTTGCGGCACCGGGGAGGCAAGCCTGGCGGCCGCCGCGCGTGGCGCGATCGTCACCGGCATCGACTTTTCCGAGGAAATGATCGCCGAGGCGAAAGCCAAGGGCGGCAACGTCGATTTCCAGGTCGGCGATGCCGAGGCGCTCATCTTTGACGACGCTGCCTTCCATCGCGTCATCAACAATTTCGGAACCCTGGATCTCGCCGACCCGGACAAGGCGATCGCCGAGGCCGCGCGGGTGCTGAAGCCCGGCGGCCGCTACGCCTACACCGTCTGGCGCGGCCCGGACGTCTCGCCGCTGTTCCGCATCCTTCCGGAGGTCGTCAGTGCCCACGGCACGCTCGATGTCGACCTGCCGCCCGCGCCGCCCTTGTTCCGTTTCGCCGACCGGGAGGAAGCGATGGGGGCGCTCTCGGCGGCGGGCTTCACAGACATCACCTTCGCCGGAATACCCGCCACCCTCGACTTCCCGCTCGCCGAGCTTTCCGACTTCTTCCACCACGCCTTCGTCCGCTCGACGATGGTGCTGGAAAGGCAGGAGCCGGCCGCACGGGCCCGGATAGAAGAGGCGCTCGGAGAAAGCTTCCAGCCCTTCACCGAGAACGGCATCGTCCACCTGCCGCTCCCCGCCCTCGTCGTCAGCGCCACGCGCGCCTGA
- a CDS encoding SDR family oxidoreductase, which translates to MKIVVIGGTGLIGSKLVKILKDRGHEALPASPNTGVNTITREGLAEALDGAEIVVDVANAPVWEDKAVLEFFETSGRNLLAAEAAAGVRHHVALSIVGSERLPENGYFRAKVAQENLIKASGVPYTILRATQFFEFVGGIAQSATVGEEIRVSPALFQPIASDDVVAALAEVTLAAPVNGTVEVAGPDAIPLDEVVRRFLRATQDTRKVVPDVRARYFGAVLDDQSLTPGKNPRLGSIRFEDWLAQPKAQ; encoded by the coding sequence ATGAAGATCGTCGTCATCGGGGGCACCGGCCTCATCGGATCGAAGCTTGTGAAGATCCTCAAGGACCGTGGCCACGAGGCGCTCCCAGCCTCCCCCAACACGGGCGTCAACACCATCACCCGCGAGGGGCTGGCGGAAGCGCTCGACGGCGCCGAAATCGTCGTCGATGTGGCCAACGCGCCGGTATGGGAAGACAAGGCCGTGCTCGAGTTCTTCGAAACGTCGGGCCGTAACCTGCTGGCCGCGGAAGCTGCCGCCGGCGTCCGCCACCATGTTGCCCTGTCTATTGTCGGTAGCGAGCGGCTTCCGGAGAACGGTTACTTCCGGGCGAAGGTCGCGCAGGAAAACCTTATCAAGGCATCCGGCGTTCCCTACACCATCCTGCGCGCCACGCAGTTCTTCGAGTTCGTCGGCGGCATCGCCCAGTCGGCCACCGTCGGCGAGGAGATCCGCGTGTCGCCGGCGCTGTTCCAGCCGATCGCGTCCGACGACGTGGTGGCGGCCCTCGCCGAAGTCACGCTCGCAGCCCCGGTGAACGGCACCGTGGAAGTCGCCGGCCCCGACGCGATCCCGCTCGACGAAGTGGTCAGGCGCTTCCTCAGGGCCACGCAGGACACGCGCAAGGTCGTGCCGGACGTCCGCGCCCGTTACTTCGGCGCCGTCCTCGACGATCAGTCCTTGACGCCCGGCAAGAACCCCCGCCTCGGATCGATCCGCTTCGAGGATTGGCTCGCCCAGCCAAAGGCCCAGTAA